The sequence CCCTCGTACTATCTGCGCTACTACTACCAACACGACGCGGTGGTACGGGAGTTCCGCGGCAAACCCTCCCGCGCGGCGGAGGTCGCGGCCCTCGAGGAGCGACTGCTGGGCATGTACGGCGATCCCGCCCTGGACGAGAAGCCCGAGCTGCTGGACAAGCGCGGCGGGGCGTACTACTCCGAGGCGGCGGTGGCGCTGACCGCGGCCCTGCTGGGCGGCACCGGCGAGCGCCAGATCGTCAATACCGTCAACCATGGTGCGCTTCCCTTCCTTCCCGACGATGCGGTGATCGAAGTGCCGGCGGTGGTGGGCGCGGACGGCCCCGAGGTGCTGCCCGTACGCCCCCTGGAGCCCCTCCACGCGGGCCTGATCGCCCATGTCACCGCCTATGAACAACTGGCCCTGGAGGCCGCGCTGAAGGGCGGCCGGGACCGGGTCTTCGGCGCGCTCCTGGCCCATCCCCTCATCGGCCAGAGCGACTACGCCGACCGGCTCACCGACCAGCTGATCGCGCACAACCGGGAGCATCTGTCGTGGGCCTGACCGGTACGGCGCTCGCCATCGACGCGGGCAACAGCAAGACGGACGTGGCGCTGGTGACCACCGACGGCAGGCTGCTGGGAACCGCCCGCGGCGGGCCCTTCTCGCCACAGGTGGTCGGCGCCGGCCCGGCGGTGGACGTCCTGGCGCCGCTGATCGCCGCCGTCCTGGCACAGGCCGGGACGGCGGGCCCCGTCGGCCACCTCGCCGCCTATCTCGCCAACGCCGACCTCCCCGCCGAAGAGGCCGCACTGACGGCGGAGATCTCCGGGCGCGGCTGGGCGCGCTCGGTGACCGTCGCCAACGACACCTTCGCGCTGCTCCGGGCCGGTCTGCCGGACGACGGCGAACGGACCGGGGTCGCGGTGGTGTGCGGCGCCGGCATCAACTGCGCCGGCCTGGGCCCGGACGGCACCACCGCCCGCTTCCCCTCGGTCGGACGGATCTCCGGCGACTGGGGCGGCGGTGCGTATCTCGCCGACGAGGCGCTGTGGCATGCGGCCCGCGCCGAGGACGGCCGCGGCGAACCGACCGCGCTGGCCCGTACGTTGCCCGCCCACTTCGGGTTGACCACCATGCGGGAGCTGATCGAGGCCCTCCACCTGCGCGCCGTCCCCGAAAGCCGACGCCATGAACTCACCCCCGTTCTCTTCGGCGTGGCCGCCGCCGGCGACCCCGTCGCCCGCGGCATCGTGGCCCGGCAGGCCGAGGAGGTCGTCCTCCTGGCCACCGTCGCCCTGGACCGCCTCGGTCTCCTCGGCGAGCCCACCCCCGTCATCCTCGGCGGCGGCGTCCTGGCCGCCCGTCACCCCCTCCTCCACGACCGCATCGCCCGCCTCCTCGCCGAACGCGCCCCCAAGGCCGTGCCCGTGGTGGTCACCGCCCCGCCGGTCCTGGGCGCGGCGCTGTCCGCGCTGGACCGGGCGGGCGCGAAGGCGACGGCGTACGAGCGGGTGCGGAGCGCCTGGGAATGACCGCGCCCCACGTCCTTCGCTACCTCACCCCTCCCCCAGGCCCCGTCCCGTGACCTGGCCCATGTCCCGTCCCATCACCCGGCCCCAGCCCACCTGCACGCTGTGCCCCCGGAACGTCTCGATGCGGTCGCCCGGGGCTACCACGATGTCGGGGGCGGTGGTGGGGCCGTGATTGCGCTCGGTGATGACGGTGACATGACGGTCGGTGTCGTTGATGACGAGGGTGGGGCTGCCGTCCGGCGGGTGGGCGATCGGGTAGTGGCCTTCGGGGTCGATATAGGTGCTGGTGCCGATGGTGAGGAATCCGCTGGCCGGCCGGGTGTGGCCGGGCGCGGCGGCGCCGAGGGTGGTGGCGGCGGCCAGGGGTTTGAGGAGTTGGGTGACGCAACGCATGAGGAACCTCCGGGGTGCCGGGCGCGGGCCGAGCCGCGCCGGTCACTGACGTGCCGAATCAACTTCGTGACTGAGCGTAGTGAGTTCGAAGAGAGTTTCGGTAGCGGCGCGCGGGAGCGAAGCGAGGGGCGCGCGGAGCACGAAACGCGCCCTGACCGGCCCGGCCGGGGCGTCCTTCAACCACCCGGGTCAGTCGTCCAGCGGCAGCGCGAGATCGCGCACATGCCCGGCGAGCAGCACGACCGCCGCGTCCACCGCGGCCTGCGGGTCCCGGTCGCGGATGGCGTCGGCGAGGCGCGAGTGGGGGTCGGCGGGGGCCGCGGTGGCGGTGTCGAGGCAGGCGGCGCGCCGGAGTTCCTCGCGCAGGGCGGCGCTGAGCGAGCGGTAGATGTCGGCGAGCACGGGGTTGGCCCCGGCCTCGGCGACGAGGATGTGGAAGTCGGCGTCGGCGGCGGTGAAGGCATCCACGTCCTGCGCGGCCAGGGCGGCCTTGCGGCGGGCCAGCGCGGCTTCGATGTCGGCGAGCTGGGCGTCCGTACGGTGCTTCGCGGCCTGGCGGGCGGCGACGATGTCCAGGCCCTGACGGATCTGGGTGACATGGGTGAGTTCGGCCCGCTCCAGCCGGCGGCGCAGCGCGACCGCGCTGTCGTCGTCGGAGATCACGAACGTCCCGTCGCCCTGCCGGGGTTCGAGGAGCCCGGAGTGGACGAGGGAACGGACCGCCTCGCGGACGGACGCGCGGCTGACGCCCAGCGCTTCGGAGAGCGCGCTCTCGGGCGGGATGCGACTGCCCACCGGCCAGACGCCGGTGACGATCTGGTCGCGGATCTCGTCGGTCGCCGTCTCCACCAGCGACACCCTGCCCTTGCGGACCGCTTGCACGTGATCACTCTCCGGTCGTCCGGGGCGGGCGGGTGTGTCGACATCTCGTGTCTCTCCGGCCCCGGTCCGGCGCAGGGCCCTCGGGAGCAACTCTAGTGCGGCCCCCGGCGCCGGAGGAGGCCCGAGACGGACCCACCGCATCGGCCCCGCACCACCCCGCCCCGGAACCGGCGGCACCCCCGCGACGTCGGGCTCAAAGACCGGGGCAATGATGGGGGCAATCGCGGTGTGGCTGTCAGTGGGTGAGGACATACTGCTGCCCGTGCACCCGTTCCCGTGAGCGTTCTCGCCGGCGCTTCACGCGAGGGCGGGCCGTGGACGACGGAGGGGGAGGTTCGGTGTCGGCAGAGATGTCCGTGCAGGTGTCCGCGTCGCCGGGCGGCGGTTCGGCGCCCGCGCCCCGGCGCCGTACGGCATGGGCCGACGGACTCGACGAGCTGCGCGCCGCCGCGGTCACCGAACCGGGCAGGCTGCGGATGATCGGTGCCGTACTCGCCCTGCTGGTGCTGGTTTTCGGCACGGCCACGGCCTGGCAGGTGGCCGACCGGGCGGCGGCCGCGGACGATGTGGTCGGGCGCAGCCAGCCGCTGAGCGCGGATGCGGCGCGTATCTACCGCTCGCTGGCGGATGCCGACACGACGGCCGCCGGCGGGTTCCTGGCGGGCGGGGAGGAGAGCCGGGCGACCCGCGAGCGCTATGACCACGACCTTGCCACGGCGGCCCGACTGCTGGTCCGGGCCTCGGCCGGCACCCCGGAGTCCGACCGGGCCGGGCAGCAGATCGCCCGGCTCAACAGCGCGCTGCCGCAGTATGCGGGCCTGATCGAGACGGCACGGACGGACAACCGGCAGGGGCTGCCCCTGGGGGGCGCCTATCTGCGGTACGCCAACGGCCAAATGCGCGGGGAACTCCTCCCCGCCGCCCGGGCCTTGTACGACGCGGAGAACGACCGGCTGGCGGCGGACTACGACGCGGCGAAGACCTGGCCGTGGGGCGCGCTGGTGGCCGGGGCGGCGGCGCTCGGGGCGCTGGCCTGGGCCCAGCGGCGCCATTACCGCCGGACGAACCGGGTGTTCAACCGCGGTCTGGTGGCGGCGACGGCGGCCACGCTGACCGTACTGGTGTGGCTGGCGGCGGGGCACGCCCTGGCGCGGTCGGGGCTGAGCGCGTCGTACGACCGGGGGGCGCGGTCGCTGCGGGTGCTCAACGAGGCGCGGATCGACGCCCTCCAGGCGCGCGGGGACGAGAATCTGACGCTGGTGGCCCGAGGAGCGGTGCTGACCCCCGATCAGAAGGACTTCTACGAGGTCGGCTTCCGCAAGGGCATGACGGACCTGGCGGGCCCCGGTACGCGGGGCGCGGCCTCGTCCGGCAGCCGGCTGGGGACGGCGCTGGCGCTGGCGGACGACGAGGCGGGGCGGCGTCCGGTGCGCGAGGCGCTGGCGCGGATACGGCAGTGGCAGGCGCGGCACGCCCAGGCGCGGGCGGCCGACGACAAGGGCGACTACCAGCAGGCGCTGGCAAGGGTGATCGGCGACGACCGGCCGACGCGGGAGTCGTTCGACCGCGTCGATACCGCGCTGGGGCAGGCGTTGGCGCATGAGCAGCAGGAGTTCCGGTCGGCGGCGGACGGCGGGCGGGCGGCGCTCGGCGGGCTGGCGGTGGGAGCCGGGGTGCTGGCGGTGCTGGGGGCGGTGGGTGCCGTGCTGGGTATCGCGCGCAGACTGTCGGAGTACCGGTGAGGGGCAGGGGCCCGGTGAGGGGGACATGAAGCGGGTGATGAGGGCATGACGAGGCGCTCGCGAGCCTTGGTGAATCTGCGCGCCGCACTGGCGCCGGTGGCGGCCGGGGTGGGTGTGATGGCGGCGGCCGCGGCGGTGCTGGTGCCCGCGCTGGGCACCGATGCCCCCGCCGGAAGTCCGTACCGCCACCAGGCGCCGTCGGCCGTCCATGGGACGGCGCCGGCGCTGCCCTCCGCCGCGCACTGCACACCGGCGACCGCGGCGCAGAGCCTGCGGCCCTCGGCCGCGGACGGCCCGGCGGTGCAGCGGATCAAGGCGAAGGGCCAACTGGTCGTGGGCGTCGACCAGAACACCTACCGGTGGGGCTACCGCGATCCCGGCACCGGCAGGCTGGAGGGCTTCGACATCGATCTGGCGCGGGCGATAGCCCAGGACATCCTGGGGCCCAACGCCAAGGTCGTCTTCCAGACGATCCCGACCAACCAGCGGATCCCGGCGCTCCAGAAGCGCACGGTCGACATGGTGGTCCGGACGATGACGATCAACTGCGTGCGCAAGGAGAAGGTGGCGTTCTCGACCGCGTACTTCCAGGGCGGCCAGCAGGTGCTGGCGCCCAAGAAGTCGGCGGTGAAGGCGTTCGACGACTCGCTGCGCGGCAAACGGGTGTGCACGGCGGCGGGTTCGACGGGCGAGTCGGCGCTGTCCGGGCGGCCGCACGGCGCGAAGGTGCTGACGGTGCCCAGTCAGCTCGACTGCCTGGTGCGGATCCAGCTGGGGCAGGCGGATGCGGTGGTGACGGACAATGCACTGGCGGCGGCACAGGCGGCGCAGGATCCGACGGTGGAGCTCAAGGGCAAGCCGTTCACCGACGAGCCCTACGGCGTGGCGATGAACAAGGCGGACACCGATCTGGTGCGGCGCGTCAACAAGGTGCTCGACGACTACCGGCGCGGTGGTGCCGACAGCGCCTGGATGCGCGCGTACCGCATCTGGCTGCGCGCCGATCTGCCCGGAATATCGGGGCCGCCGGTGCCCGAGTACAGCGACTGAAGCGCGCGGACGGGCCGCACACAGAGCGACCGCACGGCCCCCCGGACGGCGACCGCACGCCGTCCGGACGGCGCACGGAGCAATCGTTGCCGCCAGTATGGGAAGGGAGGGGATGGCGGGAGCAGTTCACCGAGCCACCCAGGCGCGCCAACCGCAGCGCGCCGTACGCGTATTGGAGAGGTGATCGATGGGGGTCCCTGGGCCCTGCCCCGGTTCCGCGGGGCGGCATCTCACCCCGGCGCCCGGCCGGGAGGAGGCCGACCGCGCCCTGGCACGGCTCGGCGCCGAGTACGAGGCGATAGAGACATCGCTGCTCGCGTTGCAGGACCACGCGGGCCGCCGTCTCCTGGAGGGCGCCGATCTGTCGGGCACCACCAAGGAGCGCTGGGCCGAGGCCGAACGGTCCATCGCGGTCCTGTGGGCGTGTTTCGACACCTACACCGCCGCGTTGACGGCGGCCCGCGAGCTGCGGGCGCGGCGCCGCTGGCCGTCCCCCGACGATCTGGCGGAGCTGTCGGAGCTGCTGTACGGCACGGGGCTCACGGTGGACGACGCGGCCTCGCGGACCGAAACGGCCGGTGCGGCAGGACCTGACGCCGCGGCGGAGCGCTTCAGCCTGGAGGAGCTCGTCGAGCGGATCAACGGCCTCTACGCCCGGTCGCTCGATGTGATCGTCGCCGCCGACGCGGTGTGGTCCGCGCTGCCGGCCCGGATAGACCTGCTGTCGGCCGAGCTTCAGCGGACGCGTTCGCTGGCGCACTCCGTGGGCGTACGCCCCGGTGAGCATCCGGCGGGCGACGACCTGGAGCGGATCACGGACGAACTGTCCCGGCTGCGCGCGCAGGTGATCGCCGATCCGCTGGCGTTCTGGGTGTCGTCCTCGACGGGGAGTTCGGCTCCCGGTGGCGGCCGGCCCGACACCGTGCGCTACGACCGTGCGGCGCGCGCCCTGGAGGACGTACGGCGGGAGATCGAGGCGGTGCTGGACGTCCGGCAGGACGCCGAGCGGCGCCTGATGCAGCTGCGCGATGTGCTCTCCCGGGCCGATCGCACGCTGACCGAGGCGCGGCAGGCGCGCGGCGAGGTGCTGGCGAAGATCGCCGCTTCCGAGGTGCCGGCGGTCAGCGGCCCCTCGACGGCGCTGTACGAGCAGTTGGTGGCGGCCGCGGAGTACCGCCGCCGGGCTCAGTGGCACCGGCTGTCGCCGCTGCTGGAGAGCCTGGAAGAGCGCGCCGAGGAGGAACTCCACCGCGCCCGCGAATCGTTGACCGCAGTGACGGCCCCGCTGGCCGTACGGGCCGAGCTGCGCGGCCGGCTCGACGCGTACAAGGCCGAGCTCGCGCGCCACGGCCTGGCCGGGGACCCGCTGCTGCTGGAGCGGTACGACACGGCCCGCCGGATGCTGTGGAGCGCGCCGTGCGATCTGCGGGCGGCCGAGCAGGCGGTGTGGCGCTACCAGCGGGCGGCGGCCGAGGCGCTGGCGCCGGAGCAGGAGGAGCACGGGGGGAACGAGTGGGAGCACGAGGGGGATACGTGACGGACGGCGGGGGGCCGGCCACGGTGCGCATGGCCGGCGGCCGTTGCCAGCGGCCGGGCTGCGACGGGAGTTACGAGGACGCCGGCGGCGGTGAGCGCTGCTGCGGGGTCTGCGGACGGCCTCCGGTGGTCTCGGCCGACGGCCTGCTGTCGTCGCCGGCCACGGGCATCACCGGACGGGCGGGGTCGGGCGCGCCGGGCTCCGGAGCCGCGGGGTCCGGCCGCCGCGCGGGCGCCGCCGCCGAGGCGACCCGGGGCATGCCGTCACCGGCGGCCCCGGTGTCGGTGCACGGCACGGGCGGCGGCGCGGCCTTCGGGTCGTCCGGCTCCTCCGGGTCGGCGCGCGGGCGGCTGGGGGCGGGACTGGTGACGGTGCCGCAGGTGCCGCGGCCCGATCCGCACACCGCCGTACTGGAGCATCCGGAGGTCCCCGAGCGGAAGCGGTTCTGCAGCCGCGGCGACTGCGGGGCACCGGTGGGTCGCAGACGCGGCGGGCAGCCCGGCCCCACGGAGGGGTTCTGCACCAAGTGCGGCCATCCGTACAGCTTTGTGCCCAAGCTGCGGCCCGGTGACATGGTGCACGGCCAGTACGAGGTGGTGGGCTGTCTGGCGCACGGCGGGCTCGGCTGGATCTATCTGGCCGTCGACCACGCCGTCGCCGACCGGTGGGTGGTGCTCAAGGGCCTGCTGGACACCGGCGACGAGGAGGCGCTGGCGGTCGCGGTGTCCGAGCGGCGGTTCCTGGCCGAGATCGAGCACGCCAATATCGTGCGGATCTACAACTTCGTGGAGCATCTCGACCCCACGACGGGCAGCCTGGACGGCTATATCGTCATGGAGTACGTCGGCGGCAAGTCCCTCAAGGACCTGGCCAACGACCGGCGCACACCCCAGGGTCGGCGCGATCCGCTGCCCGTCGAGCAGGCGTGTGCGTACGGCATCGAGGCGCTGGAGGCCCTCGGCGAGCTGCACCGCCGCCATCTGCTGTACTGCGATTTCAAGGTCGACAACGCCATACAGCAGCACGACCAGCTCAAGCTGATCGACATGGGCGCGGTGCGCCGGATGGACGACCACGAAAGCCCGATCTACGGCACGATCGGCTATCAGGCGCCCGAAATAGCCGAACTGGGCCCGTCGGTGGCCTCCGACCTCTACACCGTCGCCCGCACCCTGGCCGTGCTCACCTTCGACTTCCAGGGCTACACCAACGTCTTCGCCGACTCGCTGCCCGACCCCGAGCACATCGAGGTCTTCCGCACGTACGAGTCCTTCTACCGGCTGCTGGTGCGGGCCACGGACCCGGACCGCTCGCGCCGCTTCGCCTCCGCGGAGGAGATGGCCGAGCAGCTGACGGGCGTGCTGCGGGAGGTGGTGGCGCTCCAGTCGGGCGAGCCGCGGCCCGCGCCGTCGCAGCTGTTCGGACCGGAACTGCGCGTGGTGGACACGCAGCTGGTGCCCGCGGACGGCGGCGGCTCGCTGCTCGGGGCCCGCGGCGGGGACCCCAAGGGCGCGACGGCGTCCCCCGGGGCGATCACGCTGCGCCCCCTGGACCCGGCCGCCGCCGCGCTCGCGCTGCCGGTGCCGCGAGTGGATCCGGCCGACCCCAACGCCGGTTTCCTGGCCGGGCTGACGACCGTCGCCCCGGCGGAGCTGCTGCCCGCGCTGCGCGCGGCGCCCCTCGACTCCCTGGAGCTGCGGCTGCGCGAACTGCGCGCCCATCTGGAGGCCGGCGACGCCCCCGGGGCGCAGGCCCTGCTGCGCGAGATCGAGACCGAGCCCGGCACCGGGTGGGGCGGCGACTGGCGCGTGGTGTGGAACCACGGCCTGGTGGCACTGGCCCGCGGGGAGCACGAGAGCGCCGCGCTGTCCTTCGACGCGGTCTACGACGCCTTCCCCGGCGAACTCGCCCCGAAGCTGGCGCTGGCCGTCGCCGCCGAGCTGCTCGGCCAGCCGGACACCGCCGCGGAGTACTACCGCCTGGTGTGGGCGATGGACCACGGCTGGGTCGGCGCCGCGTTCGGGCTGGCCCGGGTCTGCCTGGCGGCGGGCGACCGGCCGGGCGCGGTCGCGGCGCTGGAAGCCGTACCGGAGGCGTCCGTTCACCACACCCCCGCGCGCATCGCGGCGGTGCGCGCCCGGCTGCGGCAGCGCACACCGCACGACCCGCTGCTCGGTGATCTTGCGGCCGCCGCCCGAGAGGTGACACGGCTGGCGGAATGCGGACTGGACGCCGGACGTCGCGAACAACTGGCCACCGAGGTACTGGGCGGCGCCCTGGACTGGGTACTCTCCGGTAGCCACGGTGCCCGGACGGACGGCGGACGGGCCTCGCCCGAACTCCCTTCGCTCCTCGGCAGCCCGCTGGACGAACGCGGGCTGCGGTTCGGGCTGGAGAGGTCGTACC is a genomic window of Streptomyces gilvosporeus containing:
- a CDS encoding serine/threonine-protein kinase; the encoded protein is MAGGRCQRPGCDGSYEDAGGGERCCGVCGRPPVVSADGLLSSPATGITGRAGSGAPGSGAAGSGRRAGAAAEATRGMPSPAAPVSVHGTGGGAAFGSSGSSGSARGRLGAGLVTVPQVPRPDPHTAVLEHPEVPERKRFCSRGDCGAPVGRRRGGQPGPTEGFCTKCGHPYSFVPKLRPGDMVHGQYEVVGCLAHGGLGWIYLAVDHAVADRWVVLKGLLDTGDEEALAVAVSERRFLAEIEHANIVRIYNFVEHLDPTTGSLDGYIVMEYVGGKSLKDLANDRRTPQGRRDPLPVEQACAYGIEALEALGELHRRHLLYCDFKVDNAIQQHDQLKLIDMGAVRRMDDHESPIYGTIGYQAPEIAELGPSVASDLYTVARTLAVLTFDFQGYTNVFADSLPDPEHIEVFRTYESFYRLLVRATDPDRSRRFASAEEMAEQLTGVLREVVALQSGEPRPAPSQLFGPELRVVDTQLVPADGGGSLLGARGGDPKGATASPGAITLRPLDPAAAALALPVPRVDPADPNAGFLAGLTTVAPAELLPALRAAPLDSLELRLRELRAHLEAGDAPGAQALLREIETEPGTGWGGDWRVVWNHGLVALARGEHESAALSFDAVYDAFPGELAPKLALAVAAELLGQPDTAAEYYRLVWAMDHGWVGAAFGLARVCLAAGDRPGAVAALEAVPEASVHHTPARIAAVRARLRQRTPHDPLLGDLAAAAREVTRLAECGLDAGRREQLATEVLGGALDWVLSGSHGARTDGGRASPELPSLLGSPLDERGLRFGLERSYRLLARLAQRGEERIELVERANRFRPRTWV
- a CDS encoding N-acetylglucosamine kinase, encoding MGLTGTALAIDAGNSKTDVALVTTDGRLLGTARGGPFSPQVVGAGPAVDVLAPLIAAVLAQAGTAGPVGHLAAYLANADLPAEEAALTAEISGRGWARSVTVANDTFALLRAGLPDDGERTGVAVVCGAGINCAGLGPDGTTARFPSVGRISGDWGGGAYLADEALWHAARAEDGRGEPTALARTLPAHFGLTTMRELIEALHLRAVPESRRHELTPVLFGVAAAGDPVARGIVARQAEEVVLLATVALDRLGLLGEPTPVILGGGVLAARHPLLHDRIARLLAERAPKAVPVVVTAPPVLGAALSALDRAGAKATAYERVRSAWE
- a CDS encoding FadR/GntR family transcriptional regulator, yielding MQAVRKGRVSLVETATDEIRDQIVTGVWPVGSRIPPESALSEALGVSRASVREAVRSLVHSGLLEPRQGDGTFVISDDDSAVALRRRLERAELTHVTQIRQGLDIVAARQAAKHRTDAQLADIEAALARRKAALAAQDVDAFTAADADFHILVAEAGANPVLADIYRSLSAALREELRRAACLDTATAAPADPHSRLADAIRDRDPQAAVDAAVVLLAGHVRDLALPLDD
- a CDS encoding glutamate ABC transporter substrate-binding protein, which produces MTRRSRALVNLRAALAPVAAGVGVMAAAAAVLVPALGTDAPAGSPYRHQAPSAVHGTAPALPSAAHCTPATAAQSLRPSAADGPAVQRIKAKGQLVVGVDQNTYRWGYRDPGTGRLEGFDIDLARAIAQDILGPNAKVVFQTIPTNQRIPALQKRTVDMVVRTMTINCVRKEKVAFSTAYFQGGQQVLAPKKSAVKAFDDSLRGKRVCTAAGSTGESALSGRPHGAKVLTVPSQLDCLVRIQLGQADAVVTDNALAAAQAAQDPTVELKGKPFTDEPYGVAMNKADTDLVRRVNKVLDDYRRGGADSAWMRAYRIWLRADLPGISGPPVPEYSD